The following is a genomic window from Acidobacteriota bacterium.
CTCCGTGGAGACGAGCGCGGACGCGCCTCGCTTCCGGCCAGCCGTCCCGCGGAACGCCGGCGGCGGCGCGGCAGCGGAACGGGAGCCGCCCCCCGATGGCGAAAAGGAAGCGGACCGCGACCAGACCCCCGCCGCCCCGCACCCGGGCCGCCGCCCCGGGCCGCGGCCAGCGGCACCGGAGGCGCCCGCCGGGAAGATCGAGGGGAGCCTTCGGGGGCGCGTCGAACTCGCCGCCGAGGTCGTCCTGGTCGGCCCTGACGATATCCTCCGCGAATGGGCGCGGCTCGCCCCCGATCCCGCCGGCCCCGGCCGGGCCGGGTTCCGCGCGGAGGGGCTGCCGCCGGGCCGCTACCGGGTCATGATCTTCGGGCCGGGAGGAGCCAGCCTCGACGTCCGGCCCGAGGTGGCGGACGTCCGGGTCGGGCCGGGCGAGACCGTCCGCCTCCGTTTCGAGGTGCGCGGGCTGCGGTGAGGGAGGCGAAGATGCGGGCGAGTGCGTGCGTGGGACTTCTGCTGACGTTGTCGATGATGGCCTGCCAGCGCGGGGGGGCGGCGAGCCCGCCGGAAGCGGGACGGGCCAGGCGTCCGGCTTGGGTGCTCGTGATTCACGGGGGCGCCGGATCCGCCCGCCCGGAGAGCACCAGCCCGGAACGCGTGACCGCCTTCACGGAGGGACTGAAGGCGGCGCTGACACGGGGCAAGGAGATCCTCGAGCGGGGAGGAAGCAGCGTCGATGCCGTGGAGGCGGTCATCGCGACGCTCGAGGACGATCCCGCGTTCAACGCCGGGAAGGGCGCCGTGTTCACGCACGAGGGCCGGAACGAACTGGACGCGTCGATCATGGACGGCGCGACGATGCGGTGCGGCGCGGTGACCGGCGTCACGCGCGTGAAAAACCCGATCAAGCTCGCCCGGGCGGTCATGGAGCGCTCGCGGCACGTCTTCTTCGCGGGCGAAGGCGCGGAGCGGTTCGCGGAGAGGGTCGGGCTCGAGCTGGTCGACCCGTCCTACTTCTTCACCCAGCGCCGATGGGACGCGCTGCAGCGGGCTCTCGAGAAGGAGCGCTCCGCTCCGGCAGGACACGGGACGGTGGGCGCCGTGGCCCTCGACCGCGAAGGACGCCTCGCGGCGGGAACCTCCACCGGCGGGCTCACCAACAAGGCGACGGGCCGGATCGGCGATTCGCCCGTGATCGGGGCCGGAACCTATGCCGACGGCACGGCCGCCATCTCCTGTACCGGTCAGGGAGAGCAGTTCATCCGGTACACGGTGGCGCGCACGGTCGCCGCTCTCGTCGAGTACAAGGGGCTGACCCTCGAGCAGGCGGCTCACCACGTGATCGATGACGTCCTCCGCCCCGGCGACGGGGGACTGATCGCCGTCGGAGCGGACGGGTCGGTGGCGATGGTCTACAGCACGCCGTCGATGCTCAGGGGGGTCGCCGACGCCGACGGGCGCTTCGAGGTGGCGATCTGGTAACGTGGGAACGCGGGCGGATCGACCCGCCCGAGGGAAAGGAGATTCCGATGCCCCGCCCTGCCCGCTGGCTGGCCTTGCCCGCATTGAGCCTGGCGTTCGCCTGCGCCGCAGCCGAACCGCCGGCCGCTCCCATCGGGGTCGGTTCGATCGCCCCCGATTTCACCCTGCCCGCCGCCGGAGGAGGCACGCGCACGCTCTCGCAGGTCGCCGGCAAGAAACCGGTCGTGCTCGTCTTCTTCCGAGGAGTGTGGTGACCCTATTGCCGGAAGCAGCTCGGTGAGCTGCACGCGAATCGCCAGGCGTTCGAATCGCTCGGTGCCGAACTGTGGGCCGTCAGCCCCGATCCCGTTGCGAGGCTGGAGCGATGGGCCGGGGATGCGGGGGTGCGGTTGACCCTCCTCTCCGACACCGAACTCGAAGTGATCCGCGCCTACGGCGTGATCAACGAGGAGAAGCGCTCCGTTCCTCACCCCACGGCCATCCTGATCGGCCGTGACGGGCGCGTCCGGTGGATCCGGATCGACCGCGACTTCCGGAAGCGCCCCGCGGCGCGGGAGCTGCTGGATCAGCTCCGCCGGCTGGAGCCGGGCGGCTGAGCTCGCCCCCGGTCGGGCTTCCGGGCGGCAGGCCTCGCCTGGAGCATGCCCTCGCGGTAGTCTTCACCGCTCCGCTCCCGGTGGGGGCGGGAGCGGGCGGTCCGCCGGGGCGGGTCCTCCGGCCCCGGGTGCCGCGGCGGGCGGGGCGGCCGCCCCGCCGATGCGGCGGGATCACGAGCGGGAGCGCGCGGGGTGGGCGCGCCCCGCGGGGGAGTGCGGCGATGGAGACGTTCCTTCTCTACCTCCTTCACGGCCTGGCGGCGATGGTCTGGGTGGGAGGCCTCGTCTTCGCCGGCTTCGTTCTCCAGCCGGCAGCCCGCGAAGTTCTCGACGGCGAGCGCCACACGAGGCTGTGGGCCCGGGCCCTCGGGACCTTCCTCGTCTGGTCGGCGGCGGCCGCGCTGCTCGTCCTGCTGACCGGTTTCCGGATGACCGCGGCGTTCGGCGGGATGGCGCGCCTTCCCTTGCACGTGAACCTGATGATGCTCTTCGGCCTCCTCGCGGCGGGGCTGATCGCCGCGGTGGCGCTCGGACCCTACCGCGCTCTTCGCACGGCCCTCGCGGCGGGCGATGCGCCGGCGGCGCGGGTGGCCCTCCGCCGCGCGCGCACGCTGATGTGGATCGAACTGCACCTCGGCGCGATCGCCTTTGCGCTCGGCGTTTCGGGGAAGTTCCTGGTGTAGCGAGTCCTGGGAAGCGGCGGCGGAGGGAGTTGTCGGAGGGCGCCGCGCCGGGGTACCGTCGGCCGGTCCATGCGCCTGCTCGCGACCTGTCTGCTCGGCATCGCCGTCGCCGCGGCCGGCCTCTCCGGCTGGTCCTACTTGGCCCACGCTCCGGAGCCGCCTCCCGGCCCGGAGATCGCCACCCGGTCGTTCTCCCCGGAAGAACTCGCCGCGGATCTCGAGTTCGTGCTCCGCACCTTCGAGGAGGTCCATCCCGACCTCTACTTTCACGTCTCCAAGGAGTCGATCGCGGCCCGCGCCGCCGAGCTGCGGAAGGCCTTGGCGCGGCCGATGACGCGCAAGGAGTTCTGGCCGCTGCTCGCCGAGCTGGCGGCTTCGTTCGGCGACGGCCACACCGGGCTGGAGTTCCCCGGGTTGGAACTTCGCAGCGCCATCGAGAATGGCGAGCGGTGGTTCCCGCTCGAGGTCGACGCTTTCGAGGACGGCGCCCTGCGGGTTTCGGCGGTCCACGAACCGGGCGCCGCCGTCGAGCCGGGGGCGTGGCTCACGAGCATCGCCGGCCGGCCCGCCGGCGAACTGTTCTCGCGCTTCGTGAAAACGCTCAGCGGCGAAAAGCTCTACTACCGCGAGTACCAGGCGCTGCGCAACTTCCGGATCCTGCTGTGGATCGAGGGTCTCGAACCGCCGTTCGACATCGAGTGGAGGACGGCGCCCGACGCTCCGGCGCAGCGCACGGTGCTCGGCGGCGTGACGTGGGAGGCGCTGAGGGAGGCGAAGGAGAAGCGACACAGCGAGAGCGCCGACTTCCGCTTCGAGCGCATGGACGGCGACATCGGCTATCTCGAGCTGCGACGCATGCGGCGTCTGGGCGCGTTTCGCTCGTTTCTCGAGCGCACCTTCCGCGAGATCCAGCGGCGTCCGATCCGCGGCCTCGTCATCGATCTCCGCCGCAACGGCGGCGGCTCGACCGACATCGGCCATGCGCTGCTGTCCTACATCACCGACAAGCCGTACCGGATGATGGCCCGCATGGAGCTCAAGGTCTCGCGGCAGAAGAAGCGCTGGATCGAGGAGACCTACTTTCCGCGGGCGCTGCGATGGCTCCCGCTCCAGTACCTGCACCCGCTGGGACGGCGGATCTGGCGCGCGCCCGAGGGCTCGATCCTCGGCTTCGAGGCCGAGACGAAGGTGCCTCCCGAGAACCCGCTGCGCTACGACGGCCCCGTCTGCGTGCTGATCGGCCCGCGCACCTTCTCCTCCGCGCAGAAGCTGGCGAACGCGATCAAGGACTACCACCTGGCGACGCTGATCGGCAGGGAAACCGGCGGCAACCCGAATGCCTTCGGCGAGATCTACTCCTTCCGGCTGCCGCACACGCGCCTGCAGGCCCGCGCATCGACGAAGCGCTACGTCCGCGCGAACGGCGACGCTTCGTGGTCCCGCGGGATCCTCCCGGACATCGAGGTCATTCCCACGCTCGAAGACAAGCGATCCGGACGCGAC
Proteins encoded in this region:
- a CDS encoding isoaspartyl peptidase/L-asparaginase; protein product: MRASACVGLLLTLSMMACQRGGAASPPEAGRARRPAWVLVIHGGAGSARPESTSPERVTAFTEGLKAALTRGKEILERGGSSVDAVEAVIATLEDDPAFNAGKGAVFTHEGRNELDASIMDGATMRCGAVTGVTRVKNPIKLARAVMERSRHVFFAGEGAERFAERVGLELVDPSYFFTQRRWDALQRALEKERSAPAGHGTVGAVALDREGRLAAGTSTGGLTNKATGRIGDSPVIGAGTYADGTAAISCTGQGEQFIRYTVARTVAALVEYKGLTLEQAAHHVIDDVLRPGDGGLIAVGADGSVAMVYSTPSMLRGVADADGRFEVAIW